ATTTTTATCACCGAGCACGTGGACAGGCAGAACAGAAAGGCCCTTTATTTTGCCAGTTTTCGACGAACCCTGGTCAGCTATGGTATTTGTATAAAATCTTCGTCTTGTTATAACGGCATTTTCGCACCGTCAACGACTTCTCCGAAATATGCCGAGAAGTTCCGCATGGAACCGATACACGAAAACTGCATTCCGCAGAAGTTGTAGTCTGTGGTGTGACGTGTTTTGGAAGCGGTAGCTGCAACCAGCAATATAGACCGGCAAAGTCTAGCTTAaagggtcagtagctgtaacttgtggtgATTTTTCCCACTATTTTTGTTTAGAATActaactacagtttcttattctCCTAACAAAGGCATGTTTAGATGCATATAGTtattagcttgtcaacttagcctgTACACGCGAAgcttgcattgttattgtttgcgAATGGATTCTTGTCCGGACTCGAATTCTAATGCAAACAGTAAGAGTGTATTTTGCACGTATAGATGCTGTCTTGACGAGCTCAATAgtttgtgtttcaacatgctttggagatTGTCCAGTCCATGCGGTTTGGATAGGGTGACGTTACGGTAGTAAACACCCTTGGCTTTCAGGAGTAGAACAATAACTTGCGATTGAAacacaaaactaaaaacaaaagtgggaaaaattagtaaaaaggaaaatcagcaaaaactatAGCTACACTGTTCCTATACTTTATTGGAAAATTCGTAAATTTAATGTCTTTACATTCCAAGGACTATAGGCCACATTGAATTCTTTAGAAATCATTGAAGTTCATGTAAACCACTCTCTTATTGATTGGACTTTTTCTAGCCAATTATAATAAAACCATATCGACATCGGAGTTACTAATAATTGCTGAAGAcacacacagtccctccaccacggTGCTAAACAGTTACCATTTTCAGTTGCCTCACCTTTCATCTCTTAGACTCTCCCCGTTAGGATGTCACAGTGCCCCTCTATGTAAACACGTCAACGCCGCGTTGAACGGACGTCTCAAGCTGGTCCCGATGCCAGGGGTACTAATTTCCGATCCATACCAGTTCCTCTCCATTTCTTTCCGAACTATTATAACAAGCTGTTTGATCGTCAGCGTCCATCATTCTCTTTGAAAATACTGTCCGTCATCTGCATGCAGTTTCCGCCGGGCGCATTTTCAGCCAGTTGGGTAACTATGTGTGAACACATCATTGTTGGACCAACCGTCTCCGTTTGTTTGTCGAAGTTGTCGCGATGCCgtgaaccatttcttgctttcgGGTACCATAATTTACGGTGTTTGAGTTCCTAGATCTCTGCATCACTACCTCTTAATTTTACACCGGGCGCCAGATATACAGGAGCGtattaaatacatgtagcagtTGAATTTACAACCGATTGCTTCTTCAGGAAAATTCGCCCCACCGAAGCCATCGTGGAAATATAGTCGTCGAAGAACTATAGCTCGCCAGAGGTACCAAGTGAATACAAATACACAGTGTTCAATGCAGCTGCTGTGGCCGACAGAGTAGGGCACAggtttgtggagtgaccgtgagTAGGGCCACCGGCAAATGTTCCCAAATTCTCCGATAAAACATGTATCCCTAAAAGCCTTGACCAGCCCTCCTATAGACCGAAACTACAACCTTCAACACTTTAGGCGTAACTATATCAAACACTATACAGGAAGCGAACTCTAATTCGCTAAAAAGGGACAAAAAGAACTTGATTGGATGAAAATCAAAATCTAACGTACTTTTGATTGAAGAGCTTTGCGATTTTAACTCGCGGTTATCAGTATTTATGATATTCATGGCAAAAGTATGACGTAAGGATTCCGGAGCCAAACCACAATATAAAACGAATTAACgccttttgttttcttgtacCGAATTCTATACTCCAATTACAAAATATGACGTAATAAAAtgtttcattgttaagctcgatAAACACCTTTGTCGACGTCCACTCGACATGTATACACCATGATTGGTTTGATTTGTTGTGTTTCATGATTGAAATTCCGTTACCGATACCTTAACCTTGTTTACGATACAGCGAAACTTAAACATGCAAACAGCCTCTTCGTGACTTACAAGCATGTACCGTACAAATCATTCCAGTGAACATtaaaatgcatgaaatatttctcctaaATAATTGTGATAACATCGAAATAAAAAGTAAGTCTAACAGTTGGACTACTTTAGCTTTTAGTACAGTTTCTAAGGATCATCATTTTTCGATTCgaaatgttttaaatatttgtattgaATTTTTGTTTCATATAAATATAGATTCGAAAGGAATTGAGCGCCCTTGGAGAATACATGAATATTGACTGCCACTGTTGCATTGGTGGCACGAACGTTCGTGACGTCATCCGTAAACTCGAATCCGGCGTGCATGTCGTTGTGGGTACCCCTGGTATAAGGTGTACGACATGGTGGGCCGTGGATCACTCAGTAAGTATGAGAACTTGGGTCTTACAGGAAAACTTACCGCTCGGCCACAAAGATTTGCCAGTGTTCttgaattttcgaatttcgaatatttgttgcAACAGTTGCGAGATGTACTACTCATTGATTATACTGCATTTGTACATGCTGTGTATAAAACCACTGACTACTTCATTGGTAATAAGAAAGGAAAGACTTGGATTTTCCATGAAGGAATGGGTGAACGTTTGCAAGCTATCGACGGTGAcccacaaaaagttgtgaagaATTTCCCCTTTGTGAACAAACCATTTCTTATCCAGACTTCCTTGTGTCAAGTTACGCTATTATTGATGACTCGATTATATGGACAACATTTTGCATATACGTCAGTTGTTGTAAGCACGCAGTATGAAAGTTAACTTTGCTCTCGTTATGACAGGTTTAATATTCGTCAGAGCTTCTTAAATTTGATAACGACAAAGGTCTTTTTGTCGGCCGGGGAATAACTCAGGCATGCGCAACAGCACAAACTttataaggtagaatgcaccacgGGGACACATTGTCagtctttcaaatttttacaattcttttctgatcacaCGGGGATCATTTTTGAAGCTTTTGgagtaaataaacatttcaccttctgatttttgtgaaattcaatgTCGAAAAcactacaaaaatgtaaaatggttAGTAATCAGGGTAATCAGGGCAAATCTTTAATATctctatattttttttctgaaataaagaGACGACAGATATCAAACAGTTTATTATCGACGAAGCTGACGAAATATTGTCGAGAGGGTTCAGGGAGCAAGTATATGACGTGTTCAAGGCGTTACCACAAAATGTACAGGTGAGATCTGAGATTCTTGCACACTAGTTTTTCCTTTATACGGGAGATTGAACTCCATGGTGATCTAAATTGTGATATACTCTGTTTTATTTaaacaaaaaacattaaaagaggaAACTGCTAGAACGATTAATGTTACACGTTTACTATCCACATTATAGAATTGATGACAGCAATATACAAACGCTACAGTTTAATATCGCTATGGTGTTGGCGGAAAGAAACAACTCCgaaataaacattaaaaatcttgttttataCTATCACGAGTTATTTTGCTGTGTGTGGTGGCCAACATTCGAATTCCAGTGTTTCTGCACGTGATGGCATTTTCCATCCATATCGAAGGTATTCGCAGTAATAATTATTTCGCAGCTTTACATGAAAGACTTGTTCATGGAGAGTTTCGCCTTTCCAGGTCATCAGCGCATCCGCCACGGTACCGCCGGATCTCTCGGATATGATGAAAGACCCCATCCCAATACGCGTGTAGAAGGACGATCTTACCCTCGAGGGCATCAAACAATTTTACGTTGACGTGGAAAAAGAGGTCAGTAGCTACAATAGTTGAAAGAAGTTATGATTTATGACGATGCTAAAATTTAACAGTCCAGAATCATGCCAATAATAAACTTAAACATTCGAGAAATGCACATGTAGTGATCTAGCAATTAAATAATTCATGCCTAGTGCTCGGTttccaaaataaatttatttatacGAGCCGACAAGTCCCgtattttgtttttggtgtttAAATAAAAATCTTCAACTTATTCAGTCATTCTCTGTCTACTATTTGTATGACCCGTTTTTATCTTTCAATACGTTCCGGACATGTGCTTTGGCCAGGTCacgtgatggagggactgtttCCTGTGGGTTTCCACGCGATCACACGCCTATTACGCGATCAAACCACTCACGTAAAATTTAATCGAgacaatttttctgaaatgtatactttattgcgACGTTATTAAGCCCACACACTTGGAGCAAGTCAAAGGCAAGACCTATTGAGAATCGATGTTTGAAAGTGCAAATGAACTAATACAGATTTAACTTACACGTATTGTCGATGGAGAACATTAGATAGCTAGCCTAAAACCGTGCTTGGCATTAGGCCAAGGGAAATAATGCTGTAGAACAGGGCACTGCAGAATGTCTTTTGACGATTAGCTGAAAGTATTATGGGAAACGAATTGTAGCACTTTCTTTGACTACAGGAATGGAAAATGGATACCCTCTGTGATTTATTGGAAGCGCTGGTGACGTCATCGGCTGTGATTTTTTGCAACACTCGGGAGAAAGTTGACTTGCTGTTAGGAAGTCTGCCTACCAGAGATTTTGCAGTGTCACCAATAGTAAGTATAACACCACAATCTTTTTAGCAAGTCCCTTGTTTTGTGACATGCAACTCAGGATTAAGGAGCATGgaatgcgccccggggacagatattgggactgtcaattttttttacaaaagtttTCTGACCTACCGCTTgtgtgggttcattttgaagctcttgcagAAAGTAAACCTATTACCATcttatttttttggaaaacgaaaatctaaattttcatttacacatagggatagcagccattttgaatttcaaaagccattttgaatttcaaaatatcggtaaagTGAAGTTAAATTGTTTCTTTAGTGCCAAAATTATTCTTGATTGTGAATGAGAAtgctttgagcaaaagtttaagtctttcattttcgaggcgcatattacctcaATCATGAGTTACTGAACATGCCATTTGTCGTTTTGTACTATGAGTGCTCGGCATGGCGgttttttccagatgtacacaATGACCTTATTAGAGAGGTTAAGTGCTACACAAGATCGGAATGTCGCTGGGCTTGAAGCATGTCAATAGGCTTGCACACACTCTACCGCCGCCTGGTGAATGTATCCCCATACCTATCAAATTATCGCTGAAAACGAGATCATAATCTATTTAGCATCCCGTTTCCAACGTTACCGCTGTTGCTGGGCAACGGTTTTCTCCAAAGCCGGTGAGGGGGAATTCCCGCTTCATTGCAGAGAAAAAACTCCTGATAGCCGACGAAAACATCAACGCTCATTATTTGTGTCTGAACCATTATATCAAAGAACAGACTGTTATCAATTTATCATTGTGTgataagaaagaaaaatatcaaagaaagaCTTAGTGAAAAGATTGGTTTCGAAAcgaatattgaatattttcgtGTACTAGCGATCGATTTTATTAAACtttacatataaataaatatcatgttaAGTTTGGACCCATCCTGAATCAAACATATAGTTTGTGTGCATATAGACAGTCAGCAGTCTTCCGTCCACTGTGTATATGGTTTGTGTTTGCTGGTGTCTGATCTCACCATCTTTTGTATTCTGTACTGCCTTTCTACAGCACGGAGAAATGGACCAACAGGAACTCGAAACACTTGCAAGTGAATTCCGCAGCGGCCGCACCCGTGCGCCCGTCACGACTGACCCGTTACCCGCCGGTATCGACGTCCACGGTCTGTCTTTCGTTGTCATCACTATGACCTGCCTGCTGACATGAGAAAGaccaacgtaaagttggcgtcatcctcatcctcatcctcagcctcaggtgacctttctagctgctGTAGACCAGTACGCGCGCACTCGgagtatgtcatgtggttgcaaGCCTGTCACACGAGTACCAGTAGGACGTTCGCCCTCTATGGTCACCTCTCTCGTCCGAACATGTTATGCAGAGTTGCATTGAACTTACAAGTATTACTGGTGAGACGGCGTGTGTTTTGcctgaaaaatttcaataatttttctgttttggtagagcaattgggtgtgaatttattagaatctttttttttctctgatggtgaaacaagacaggaacaacagtgacacaggatcatgttttactttccaagattttatcatttcaacaattcaagattacaacaacacaattttacataatcaaacTTTCTAAGGTTAACAAAGGATGAAGAATGAATAAAATTAACGTTTTCCTGTGGTAAAAATCTTACTTAGGGAGTTGTAATTATTTACGACCTTGGGGGGGAAGTCTGGGGAATTTCATAgtattctgaaatttcgagtaaaccccatgccaacccaaatgcatttgAGTAACCCAGTCTCTAACACACAAATTTTGACCgatccctcccctccccccacTTAGACCAGTTAAATAccaagacatgtatttgtaacatttacaaaactacagcaatagtacagacctttcatatcctgctGGAATATCATCGTTacctcatgacagttgaaaaagatgTGACCggcaaaagaaaattcaaagtcacaataaaatgtagatacaaaagctcatgctgtaaccactatccaaccatatagtattgtttaccatacagtattgtttatttggatgggtatcatgacaaggtttccactaagatatctgacagggcagaatttgaaagtacaggagaaCAGTCAGGAGGCTGGGGGGTGGGGCAGTGTCAGAGGAGTTGTACCctctcgtgttgaaaatttgagagattgatgtgtgcaataatgcagtctggtgcaatatgagagatgttatcaatttgtgtaaaactgttagaacacccaacAGGGGAAAAGTGTGAGAGGCGTGTCCCCTCTGCCAcgtcggaaattttgagaaattaatgagttcaatgatgcagtctggtgcaatattaggtgttttctatttgtttttactaagtaaaactgtcagaacacCCCAGGGGGAGAGGAAGTGACAGGGGGTCGCATtaagaattttgagaaattgatgaaatggtgcaatctgagaggtatttcaattcattttgtaccaaaaattgagcaacccccttctttctttccaattttgaacactccttgtagctttcaattttttgagtgactaccctcacattcctctgaccccccaggcccttatgttaaattactctaaaagaCCCATAAAAATATACTTGATGGCCtttaatttgtgaacaacatgtacagtaaaagtgGTCAACTTTGATGCAGTCTTGAGGGCTTGAACTCACAATATCTACATTACTAATTCGTACTAGCTTAGCAGTCATTAAAACCCCTACAAATAGGCGTTTCAACTAGCAGCGGCCTGGTATCTCATGTAGCTGTACTGTGATAATGTTCAAGAGAATCCATAGGATAGCTAGGTGTGTGCCTCAATCAGGCAAAACAACAGTTAGCAATAATAACAAcagtaataaatatcaatttctgcaagtcatttaaaaatataccaccaagggcacagtattgctcctatctgacaaacaaaaagaggtattcctatttccacttattcactcaaaatactattgtgtttgcaaagagtttgaactttcaattttcatgggcagaattccgttttaacagccacttttcaattttgtagatcaacaataaaaatttgatGGTCCTTGCTTGAAATGTTAAGATTTACTCAGAGTCAAGTTATACACAAGTTTGTTTGTGTAAGTAAGTTTGTGTGGTGAAGTTACCTGATATTATCATTCATCACTCATCTTATTCAATCTACACATGATTTCACTCGGCTGCCTTCATCTTTGTGAAGATTTACTTAATTAAGTGATACCATGACAggttttttgtttatgtaacataatgattggaactgatacaaataaactggagtctgttttattggtatggtgcatcttgccatatgccttcttgtggattgaaatccctcatcagtgtatggggtttcctccatgaaatatttgctaaagttgatccactacataaaacataagctcacaacttttttctagatcatatttcactacaaattggcataaataaaactacattattttcagtgtcttcaaaattgatttacaaGGTATTCCGGGTTGGAATAGGTCATTCAAGCTTGCGGACTAATATATTGgctccaaaaacaaaaaatcattggttcccccagtttgaaaaatgatttggcTTAGGTAGTCTCCAGggatttttataagaaaatgcaaagctatcagataaacaccaatgagacaaaagcactttttgaccgaaattgacaaaaattgctccaaaaatacaaaattttgcattttctcactgtataaaaatatctgacttaagtcatcctaaggacctgtatactgaatatcaaaaagtctgacaaggagttttgaagaaaaaaatagatctacaatgacaaaaataatctcaaaaatacaaagttgcatatcTTGGCACGATTTTACAAATCTTATTGCTGCCATCctaagggacatgtataatcaatattaatgtctgaccagaacttttgaatgatatttttggttaaatatgacaataattgccttaaaatttaagtttaaaatatttcataacaatatgaacaaatgtcaataaggtTATCCCTGCAGAACAGTATCTTAAGATTTCTGTGGCAATACTAGAGTTTATTTGCTTCTTCAAGCATAACCATTCTTTTTCCTTGACATAAGGTAAACTTCAGCCTCCTCCAACAACACAATTGTGATGTAGTCTACAACAAACCTGAgtgagaaaaatagaaatatagatatactattaatacatttttgtatatttcaaatgctatgctgacaagctaaatattgattttttagcaatctttttgtagtaaaataacaacttacagtggacaaatataaataatgaaaataatatcaaagtaagcattacaggccctctaaatttttgagagttgtaatataataacttacacaattatcccaaaaccaTTCACAGGATACAGCTCAAGTTGTAACTACAAAATGGTACACCAATGTGAGTAGCAACATATGAACATAATACCCTACTTACATTgacgtttctttcacattcctcttccatctgttgttaaggcagtgtcatatcattcaaagatactgtcaaaacaaacagaaatccattattacatcagaatgaataaacactgttaacagacgtttcatattaaaaagtattctttttttaatactctctgttttcaacagacatccataaaccttcaaaagacacagtttatgttttactttgcatataaaaatgatattagtCTTGCAATGGTTATGTATAAGTGGAGCTGACAACAGTTGCCCCAAATGGGCAgtgacacatatgatttgaataaaatatcacttttaacatggtcgtcatttccttcttttggcaggttacatctgaacatattttacagtacatgatcctcatacaaattaaaatgctcttattcaaaatgtaagaactttattgccaatcaaaaaaagtttgtttaacaacatttaaagaaaataatgtgaaaatttaagaaagtttgaccaagtcagtatggagttaaattgtttggaaatcttgaaattggaagaatagtgaagccaggaaattgggtgatttgcaaacatttgcaaaaattaacacttctttatcaagcaacctacgactgcttgacagccTTGAAGATGAAcccaaataataatattttaatcttgggttaacatttcattaaattaaatgaatgtctacaaaaagtgattttggtgcaaaataccctgtgttgggtgcagcaccccttaattagcaagttttataccactgcaaagtctctgtgcaaccaggtgacacattctgACTCAGCATGATCTAACAGCagattcctgcataaaattttgatttgaaaacttgaatcacTTTTTAATAGCATGAAAAGAGCAAAACATAGGAGAAACTTAGATGACAAAGCCTTATAAGGGAAAGAGAGATGTACCACATgactccgtgcaaccaggtgacacattgtgactcagcatactcctaAAGCAGAcgactgcataaaattttgattttgaatcactttgtaatagtataaaaagagcaaaaccaatgagaaaaattagcattcacagccttagcacagtaagagagatgcaccagagtgtccgtgcaaccaggtgacacatggtgactcagcatactcaaaatgcagttcctgcaaaatatttagattagacaacttaaatcagttggcgatagcatagaaagatgaaaaccaatgagaaaacttagaagtcacagcttagcacagtaagagagatgcaccagagtgtccgtgcaaccaggtgacacatggtgactcagcatactaaaaatgcagttcctgcaaaatatttagattagacaacttaaatcagttggcgatagcatagaaagatgaaaacaaatgagaaacttagaagtcacagccttagcacagtaagagagatgcaccagagtgtccgtgcaaccagtgacacatggtgactcagcatactaaaaatgcagttcctgcaaaatatttagattagacaacttaaatcagttggcgatagcatagaaagatgaaaaccaatgagaaaacttagaagtcacagccttagcacagtaagagagatgcaccagagtgtccgtgcaaccaggtgacacatggtgactcagcatactaaaaatgcagttcctgcaaaatatttagattagacaacttaaatcagttggcgatagcatagaaagatgaaaaccaatgagaaaacttagaagtcacagccttagcacagtaagagagatgcaccagagtgtccgtgcaaccaggtgacacatggtgactcagcatactaaaaatgcagttcctgcaaaatatttagattagacaacttaaatcagttggcgatagcatagaaagatgaaaaccaatgagaaaacttagaagtcacagccttagcacagtaagagagatgcaccagagtgtccgtgcaaccaggtgacacatggtgactcagcatactaaaaatgcagttcctgcaaaatatttagattagacaacttaaatcagttggcgatagcatagaaagatgaaaaccaatgagaaaacttagaagtcacagccttagcacagtaagagagatgcaccagagtgtccgtgcaaccaggtgacacatggtgactcagcatactaaaatgcagttcctgcaaaatatttagattagacgacttaaatcagttggcgatagcatagaaagatgaaaacaaatgagtaaacttagaagtcacagccttagcacagtaagagagatgcaccagagtgtccgtgcaaccaggtgacacatggtgactcagcatactaaaaatgcagttcctgcaaaatatttagattagacaacttaaatcagttggcgatagcatagaaagatgaaccaatgagaaaacttagaagtcacagccttagcacagtaagagagatgcaccagagtgtccgtgcaaccaggtgacacatggtgactcagcatactaaaaatgcagttcctgcaaaatatttagattagacaacttaaatcagttggcgatagcatagaaagatgaaaacaatgagtaaacttagaagtcacagccttagcacagtaagagagatgcaccagagtgtccgtgcaaccaggtgacacatggtgactcagcatactaaaaatgcagttcctgcaaaatatttagattagacaacttaaatcagttggcgatagcatagaaagatgaaaaccaatgagaaaacttagaagtcacagccttagcacagtaagagagatgcaccagagtgtccgtgcaaccaggtgacacatggtgactcagcatactaaaaatgcagtcctgcaaaatatttagattagacaacttaaatcagttggcgatagcatagaaagatgaaaacaaatgagaaaacttagaagtcacagccttagcacagtaagagagatgcaccagagtgtccgtgcaaccaggtgacacatggtgactcagcatactaaaaatgcagttcctgcaaaatatttagattagacaacttaaatcagttggcgatagcatagaaagatgaaaacaaatgagtaaacttagaagtcacagccttagcacagtaagagagatgcaccagagtgtccatgcaaccaggtgacacatggtgactcagcatactaaaaatgcagttcctgcaaaatatttagattagacaacttaaatcagttggcgatagcatagaaagatgaaaacaatgagtaacttagaagtcacagccttagcacagtaagagagatgcaccagagtgtccgtgcaaccaggtgacacatggtgactcagcatactaaaaatgcagttcctgcaaaatatttagattagacaacttaaatcagttggcgatagcatagaaagatgaaaaccaatgagaaaacttagaagtcacagccttagcacagtaagagagatgcaccagagtgtccgtgcaaccaggtgacacatggtgactcagcatactaaaaatgcagttcctgcaaaatatttagattagacaacttaaatcagttggcgatagcatagaaagatgaaaacaaatgagtaaacttagaagtcacagccttagcacagtaagagagatgcaccagagtgtccgtgcaaccaggtgacacatggtgacttagcatactaaaaatgcagttcctgcaaaatatttagattagacaacttaaatcagttggcgatagcatagaaagatgaaaaccaatgagaaaacttagaagtcacagccttagcacagtaagagagatgcaccagagtgtccgtgcaaccaggtgacacatggtgactcagcatactaaaaatgcagttcctgcaaaatatttagattagacaacttaaatcagttggcgatagcatagaaagatgaaaaccactgagaaaacttagaagtcacagccttagcacagtaagagagatgcaccagagtgtccgtgcaaccaggtgacacatggtgactcagcatactaaaaatgcagttcctgccaaaatatttagattagacaacttaaatcagttggcgatagcatagaaagatgaaaaccaatgagaaaacttagaagtcacagccttagcacagtaagagagatgcaccagagtgtccgtgcaaccaggtgacacatggtgactcagcatactaaaaatgcagttcctgc
Above is a window of Ptychodera flava strain L36383 chromosome 19, AS_Pfla_20210202, whole genome shotgun sequence DNA encoding:
- the LOC139118835 gene encoding LOW QUALITY PROTEIN: uncharacterized protein (The sequence of the model RefSeq protein was modified relative to this genomic sequence to represent the inferred CDS: deleted 2 bases in 1 codon; substituted 1 base at 1 genomic stop codon), which produces MDLREDLLRGIYAYGFEKPSAIQQRAIIPCCKGNDVIVHSSAGTGKSAAFSIAILQQIITDVPSCQALILSPTRTVAQQIRKELSALGEYMNIDCHCCIGGTNVRDVIRKLESGVHVVVGTPGKVYDMVGRGSLKTTDIKQFIIDEADEILSRGFREQVYDVFKALPQNVQVISASATVPPDLSDMMKDPIPIRVXKDDLTLEGIKQFYVDVEKEEWKMDTLCDLLEALVTSSAVIFCNTREKVDLLLGSLPTRDFAVSPIHGEMDQQELETLASEFRSGRTRAPVTTDPLPAGIDVHGLSFVVITMTCLLT